From a region of the Primulina eburnea isolate SZY01 chromosome 7, ASM2296580v1, whole genome shotgun sequence genome:
- the LOC140836115 gene encoding uncharacterized protein — MPRDLDVSSEESVNSTYKALVPVVIELISSDDEAEIDIIKISSDADNELKTDGAVLLASPTPMPPSTTKVDVIVPPTAGNGLLSANRKEDSSSLKHKGKKPKIVTDLQGVDVMNDADDDGTNEDVHAAVVKTESVQMKCYEESKCDLNCSG; from the coding sequence ATGCCTAGAGATTTGGATGTATCATCTGAGGAGTCTGTGAATAGCACTTACAAAGCTTTAGTACCAGTTGTTATTGAGCTTATATCAAGTGACGATGAAGCtgaaatcgacatcataaaaatttcatCGGATGCTGACAATGAGCTGAAAACCGATGGAGCTGTCTTATTGGCTTCCCCAACCCCTATGCCTCCATCAACAACCAAAGTGGATGTAATTGTTCCACCTACAGCTGGGAATGGTTTACTCTCTGCCAACAGGAAGGAAGATTCCTCATCACTAAAACACAAGGGTAAGAAGCCTAAGATTGTGACTGATCTTCAAGGGGTCGACGTGATGAATGATGCAGATGACGATGGTACAAATGAGGACGTTCATGCTGCAGTGGTTAAGACAGAATCAGTACAAATGAAATGCTATGAAGAATCTAAATGTGATCTGAACTGCAGTGGCTAA
- the LOC140836118 gene encoding uncharacterized protein: MDISSPIGTANSTAKKSERIRRVWTQKEDEFLIQALKELVNAGWKSENGFRCGYLTVLEKSIAQAFPNTDLRGNPHINSKIHVWKRTHGSLLTMLSRSGIGWNETEKRIEATDETWDSFVKADSSVRTWRYKTWPYFPDWCEIFGNDRATGQHAESFAEALQGVLNMTDEIDILPHDKTGPNTLIQDTDEAGESMSVSNAPSVNKFGSKSKNTRKRKKHSDGEQLFIDALNNFTEMSRSTMNEFVKRIGVEYDTVNATKDVFDVLESIPGLSEDDIVVAAALLAENPKQQNLLFKAPQQARLKLVRRLLKED; encoded by the exons ATGGATATTAGCTCACCTATTGGCACTGCAAATAGCACCGCCAAGAAATCTGAGAGAATTCGGCGAGTGTGGACACAGAAGGAGGATGAATTCCTCATTCAGGCACTAAAAGAACTAGTCAACGCTGGATGGAAGAGTGAAAATGGGTTTCGCTGCGGATACTTGACTGTGTTAGAGAAATCTATTGCCCAGGCTTTTCCAAACACCGATTTAAGAGGGAACCCACATATTAACTCAAAGATACATGTGTGGAAAAGGACTCATGGTTCTTTGTTGACAATGCTTAGCAGGAGTGGTATTGGTTGGAATGAAACAGAGAAGAGGATTGAAGCCACAGACGAAACATGGGATTCATTTGTGAAG GCTGATAGCAGTGTTCGTACGTGGCGTTACAAAACATGGCCTTATTTTCCCGATTGGTGCGAAATATTTGGAAATGACCGTGCAACGGGACAGCATGCTGAGAGCTTTGCAGAGGCCCTTCAAGGAGTTTTGAACATGACTGATGAGATTGATATTTTGCCACACGACAAAACTGGACCGAATACTCTCATCCAGGACACTGACGAAGCAGGTGAATCCATGTCGGTGTCAAATGCTCCTTCCGTGAACAAATTTGGTAGTAAATCAAAGAACACCAGGAAACGGAAGAAGCATTCAGACGGTGAGCAGCTATTCATTGATGCCCTTAACAATTTCACTGAGATGTCAAGATCTACAATGAACGAATTTGTGAAGCGAATTGGCGTCGAGTATGATACAGTTAACGCAACTAAAGATGTGTTTGATGTGCTAGAATCAATCCCCGGACTTAGTGAAGATGATATTGTTGTTGCTGCTGCATTGCTAGCAGAAAATCCAAAGCAACAGAATCTTTTGTTTAAAgctcctcaacaagcaaggctAAAGTTGGTTCGGAGGCTACTTAAGGAAGACTGA
- the LOC140836117 gene encoding uncharacterized protein — MARTCGINLSVMAEVNRDIATFLAVHQHLSRSFIFLLLLTRFFTKFVSRSPRRYRRRDPSYNITGRIPGQINHLHRIIKLGDVQCVSNLRMDRNAFARLCYLVKNVSGVVDSRYVRIEEKVAMFLSILAHHKKVRVIGHDYVRSGQTVSCHFHEVLRAILKLHPILLVKPVPVDENCSNNTWKWFKGCLGALDGTYISVQVSNVDKAKYRNRKGTTSINVLGICNRDMQFIYALTGWEGSAADARVLRDAVNRQDGLKIPRGCYYLCDNGYPNVEGFLTPYRRTRYHMNQWVGGSFAPQNYKEFFNSKHCHARNVIERAFGLLKRRWAILCSPSFYPLKVHNRIVMACILLHNFIRSEMVDDPVDVFDDSSVELTETGDLDFIGNVESSPAWDTWRENLALSMYHSN; from the exons ATGGCTAGAACTTGTGGCATAAATCTATCTGTCATGGCTGAAGTAAACCGAGACATCGCAACATTTCTAGCGGTACACCAACATTTGAGCAGGTCCTTCATCTTCTTATTGCTGTTAACACGTTTTTTTACGAAGTTCGTATCACGTTCGCCTCGTAGATACCGTAGAAGAGACCCTTCTTACAATATTACAGGAAGAATACCTGGTCAGATAAACCATCTACATAGGATTATTAAATTAGGAGATGTGCagtgtgtttcgaatttgagaaTGGATCGTAATGCATTTGCACGTCTTTGTTATTTGGTAAAAAATGTGAGTGGCGTAGTGGATTCTAGAtatgttcgtattgaggagaaGGTGGCAATGTTTTTATCTATTTTAGCACATCACAAGAAAGTTAGAGTAATTGGTCATGATTATGTACGAAGTGGTCAAACAGTGAGCTGTCATTTCCACGAAGTACTACGTGCGATTCTCAAACTACACCCCATACTACTTGTCAAACCAGTTCCAGTGGATGAGAATTGCTCCAACAATACGTGGAAATGGTTCAAG GGTTGTTTGGGTGCATTGGATGGAACGTATATAAGTGTCCAAGTATCAAATGTAGACAAAGCGAAATACAGGAATAGAAAAGGAACAACATCAATAAATGTTTTGGGGATATGCAATCGTGACATGCAGTTTATTTACGCACTAACCGGATGGGAAGGATCAGCGGCAGACGCTCGTGTTCTACGTGATGCAGTTAATCGCCAAGATGGGCTAAAGATTCCAAGAG GTTGTTATTACTTGTGCGACAATGGCTATCCAAACGTTGAAGGATTCTTGACGCCGTATAGGAGAACTCGATACCATATGAATCAGTGGGTGGGCGGTTCTTTTGCACCCCAGAATTACAAAGAGTTTTTCAACTCTAAACATTGTCATGCTCGTAATGTTATTGAAAGAGCATTTGGGTTATTGAAAAGACGATGGGCTATTCTTTGCAGCCCATCGTTTTACCCCTTGAAAGTTCATAATCGTATAGTAATGGCTTGCATTCTGCTACATAATTTCATTCGATCCGAAATGGTAGATGACCCTGTAGATGTGTTTGATGACTCATCTGTTGAACTTACAGAAACCGGCGATTTGGACTTCATTGGCAATGTTGAATCTTCTCCTGCATGGGACACATGGAGGGAAAACTTAGCGCTGTCTATGTACCACAGTAACTGA